The following proteins are encoded in a genomic region of Zea mays cultivar B73 chromosome 9, Zm-B73-REFERENCE-NAM-5.0, whole genome shotgun sequence:
- the LOC111590106 gene encoding uncharacterized protein, translated as MARVELMEEEEDDTSRLSELIALAEAGLHGEEEDDTSRLKNEFMSQAAEEVEADYYKQKSDEAEAEDELFSQAADEAEANYYKRTVNKCDAGQCSKWNEVVVEDCATDDSEDELLIDCDSD; from the exons ATGGCGAGAgttgagctgatggaggaggaggaggacgacacatctagattaagtgagcttatcgctctcgcagaggcaggattacatggagaagaggaggacgacacatcaaggttga agaACGAATTTATGTCTCAGGCCGCCGAAGAGGTAGAGGCGGATTATTACAAGcagaagtctgatgaggctgaggctgaggatgagctattctcccaagctgcagatgaagcagaagccaattattacaagagaactgttaacaagtgtgatgcaggacaatgcagcaagtggaatgaggttgtcgttgaggattgcgcgacggatgactccgaagatgagttacttaTAGATTGTGATTCTGATTGA